The window tCCACTAAAAATATCACACCGGTTGATGAAAAGTAATTGCAGTATTTGATATACTCTACCTGGTGTCACTGAATGTGTGCAAATGCATAGCCTAGTTTGCTCTACTGAGCTATATTCAGATGGCTGTGATCCATATTTATCTACTCgctgtttctgaaaaaaaaggagAGAACACCCATACCCTGAAAGAGAATAACTCACATTTAGAACATTCACATACAAATATGAATTAACTAATCTACTTAACAGCAGGCCTAACTAACATGCACTTCAATGTAAGATCCACACATCTTCTGTGGAGTgagttaatgtttttattttattttattattattataattattttgtctataccttttgtttgtttaaaagaaccgacaggttaaaaaaaaaaaagccaaaactgTTTTACATTGACAAATTCAAAAAAAGAATGGATGTTATGCAAATGGTCATAAGGGAGATTGGGGATAGCCATTTAATATAATTTGGGCACTTTACTGAAAATATCTTTTAAGAACATGGCAGATCTCTATGCATAATTCAGTGGAGTGGAATGACTAATAGATTTATGGTTTCCCAAGGGTGTGAAGTTGGCAATCTTCTGGGACATTCGGCAGATCAGACACTCATTTAAATCCCAGGACATTTTAGCTCACACTCATTTGCGAAATGAAATGTTAGTGTTTAAATCTGAATGGGTAGAATGGATTGATCccagaaataaaaaatgaatagtcCCTTAAAGCAAATGCTTAATTCTTTCAAAGCCTGTactgaaaaacagaaaaatgaTCACAAGGCAGCAACAACCAAACTAAAACTGCGACATCTGGTGGCGTGGTGGTGGAACTGCTGAATGAGATATTACAATTATCTATAcagatgtttgttgatgttgtacatttaatttacacTGAATTTTGATTTTGACATGATCAATGAAAACATATGATTTATTTAAACGAAGATGAAATGACATTTACCCAAGAACATGGATTTCATAGAGAATAATTtggtaaaaatgtgaaaattgcACTCAACACTGCCACTTACAGTAGAAATTATTATATAAGAACACTTAATGTAATGAATGATCAGTTTAAAGGGGTGTATAACATTACAACAGTGTGCAAGTTTTTCCTTTCGCATTTATTGATCAACCACAGGCATAGACTTAAATAATGATTCAGAGAGGAGGACGTTTCCTCGATAAAAAAGCACTAGTATGAAATAACATGGgcttaatacaaatacaaaaacactgcAGCAAAATCACAAATACCTTCATGTGAAAGGTTCACATTTTTATGCAGAGCAAATCAGCAGAATGGCTAAAAACACAATGCCTTGAACGGTTCTGAAAACTAGAAAAGGCACAAATGATATATACAGTGAGGTCGGGATTCGGTTTCAAAAGAGGATTCATTAATTTTactgaattaatatttttaataactcaAGGACAGGTAGGCAGCCTGAGAGTTTGGTGTCAAGTATCATGAAAAGACTAAACCAAATTCTACATTATaaattgtaagtttttttttttttagggaaagcAACATTAAATTGTGCTATAATTTTGGCTTTGAGTCAGAGGTAAATTGTTTGATTAATTTTTACATGCTAAAACCACAATTTATTAAACAGCATTTTCTAGTTACTCAAAAGTAAGAGGAAGGATTCACAATGTGTACAGTCAGTATGCACTTATAGCTAACACAACTCCTCAAGCATCATATCAGTTTCAATAAATTGTGTTATTTTGCTAAATTCGAGGTCGATGCATTAATGCTATCCGAGATGCATTAATCTCAGGCTGATTGGCAGTGAAAGCTGTATGATGGATGTAAACTTCATACTGCATCAACAAAACTCCAAGTAAAACACACTGTAATAAAGCAACaccaaacaaatatttaaacagtCAACCATGGCAAAAAATTGAATATTTACAATGCAACAAAATAACGGaaagtcataaaataattttttagaaacatacaaaaatgtattacacttCCAAAACTGAACATTATATGCAACACTTCCATAATACCACAGATATATCACTTACTGGGTTAATAAAAGTATCTGAATGGTCTCATGTATCTACAGAACAGTATACCGTTAATGCaaatcatagaaaaaaaaataaataaaaataaataaataaaatgtaaaagttcaAACTGAAACCTTCACAAACAGCCCTACTATCATCTCAAACCTTAAGAGTTCAAAAACGTACCTGACAGAGTGATGCAACTCATGtgtaaatactgtacattcaaTGGCATACACATTTCAGCTGTAAAACCTAATTATCAACAATATAATGAATTTGTTGCTAAGTATGTTTGTGTACACCTGGATTACAACTATTGGCCAAACACTTTCTATATTCATAGtacatgaaatattattttaaaatgtaaagcaataataaatacacatttagaaACATTCTGATACAACCAGTAACTGTTAAGAGTTTTATATGATTGAGAAGGCCATGCAAATTTAAATACCTGTTTAATAGACTTTAGTTTAGCAACTATAAAAACTGCAGACttcttctgtttgtgtgtgagtgtttctgtGGTTGTGATAACCAAATTGTTCCTGATCTCCCATTAGccctgatcaaaaatacaagttATCTACAGAGTTCAAGTTATTCAAATATGTATGGCCTAAAGGAGCACAGCACAAATGGAATGCTTAAGAAATTGTGATGGTTTCAGCCAATAAAATGGCAACCCTGAGAGCAAGAGCTTTGTCTGATCAGTCCAATGAACCTTGATCAGGACAGACCATTGAAGCTGAGACTTTACTATAGTTAAAGCAAAAGTGAAAGGTCATCATTtacaccatcatgttgttccaaacctgcatgtttTTCTGTCTTTCACAGAACATGAAAGGAGGTCTACAACATTTATAGTACTCTAtagttgtatttttgttattagtGAAACTGAACAGTGCCAGTTCCAAAAACGAAGCTTGTTTTTACCAagggatggatgaatggataaataaaattaattgactACTTGTCTCACAATGAAATTTTTTGCTCCTCACAATTCTCAGAAAACTATCATAATTTTAAGATGTAAATTCgcaattgtgaggaaaaagttaGAGTTGCGATAAATAGAATtacgagatgtaaactcagaattcatagAGAAAAGTCATATTTTCAAGataaaaactcagaattgcaaaagGAAAAGACACAATTCTAAGTTTACATATTAGAATTCTGAGTTTTCTTTTAGTGAGATAAAAGTCTAGGGCTTTAGAAtgattaatcttgattaatcacattcaaaataaaattttatgtttaaatactaaatgtgtatatttattatgtatatataaacacacatacacatatatatgaagGAAAAATTAATTATACACATGTATTAATGTttacataaaaattttttttacaaatatatacatttatgtgtgtatatttctACATACGTAATAAATATAgagtacacagtacacacacctaGTATTTacacataaacttttattttgaatgggattaatcacaattaatcgtttTGAAGCCCTAAAAAAAAGTCACAACCGCCTTTTTTCTTATCCTGtgttggaaacaagcttccataaaaaAGAGCAGcctggacattctgctaaacagaAGAAAGATAAAAATGGAGGTAAGGAACTGAACAGGTGTGTGAGTAAATGCTGACAGGTTTCAGTTTTGGGTGCATTGTTTCTTTAATGACTCTCAGGTGAAGGCAAAAAGCTGATGTTTTTCATACACTATTAAGTtctcatataaaataaatggtaatacaacatctacagcagctgtaaattgaaatgaataaataacaactTAAATAAAACACTTGTTTTTAGATTTTCACTGAAATGGAATGCAGTAAAACAGGCAAAAGTCTCAATGCTGTAAAAAAGTGAGCTATTTTCCTATGAGGTAACCCTTAAAATTATTTGTTGGTGCAATCCTATGATGTAGTCATGCTGATTAAGTCATATAAgatcaattaaaatgttaaataataatttgacttgattaaaatctataaataaatgttaccacattaaacacattttaaaatcataatatgAGAGTCTGAACTTTTCAATTAAACCATGAAATCAGATGACCAGTCCAAGACAAAGTCATCAAGCACTTATGGCATTTTCCCAAAGACATTGCACATCCAAAAATGCAACAGACCAGCACTAGACTAGAAGCATGGAGAATTGATACTGTGTACAGTAATATGAAATGTATTCATATTTCTGACAGAAATTAAACAATCTCCACACTGGCAGTGGCAGAATTAGTGGAATAATCCAAAGTCGGTTTAAAGACACTACATACAAATCTTTAAACGGTTTTCAAGTAAGTACTATCCAGGATGAATGTTTTTACAAATGTCTGGCAGTGATTTTACCTTCAAATTGTAAACCTTAATGTAAtatgtctagttttttttttttttttttttttttttttactttcttgttCAGGATCCACACGACCTCAGGTTCAAAATGACCCTTGCTGCTTGCAGACTCACAAAGGCTAGATGTAATTTCTGTTGTATGTGCTAATTGAAGACCTATCAATAAGTGACAAGAATGACATCAGTCAAACCGTTCGCTAGCAAAAACACAACAGAGCAAATAAACAATACTGCTTATGCTTAAGTAGCACTTCTGTgacaaatatatattcaaatgattGTGTGGTTAGGTGTATGTACGTGTGTGTCACCGGGCCGTACTGGTTGGTTGATTGACAGGTGTGTACAGGTACTTCCAGATGGCATAGTAATGGATGCCTGCTCCCATTGCAACAAACAGGTGCCATATAGCGTGAGCAAAGGGCACTATTCCATCACTTTTAAAGAACACTATGCCCAAAACATAACACCCGCCACCAACCAAGAGCTCACACAGACCTGACCTGTCTGCCTATAAAGAAAACAGACATTTCATTGATTTCTAATTAGTCTTTCATTACAATTTCCATTAAAAAGCGTTTATTTTCTTACCATAGAGAGGATGACAAGAGCAGGGAAAACACCCATTGCTACGTAACAGATCAGCTCTACAGCTTTAAACCTGTAACACGAAGGACGCAAGAAACATGTTCACCTTTAACACAGAAAACGTTCAAGgtgttttttaatctttatgCAGCATGCATTTCAAATTATATGTATTCAAGATTTTTCTAATGATTCcatcatgtttaatatatttataagggaatatttcacccaaaaatgaaaacggctgaaaatgtactcccccAGCACTGCAGGGGATCCCCTGGTGACAAAGTGATGTCATGTTAAATTTCTCCTAACCTGTTACAATCTACATATTGGAAAGATTGAGAGTGGCTACATTTTCagtgaattttaatttttgtgtggaCTAATTCTTTGCTtttcaaaataacaaaatcagtcaaaagtcattttaataaacaaaacaaaaaaaaaaagtgtaaaaaatattatttaacttaCAATCTGCAAAGCAGTGGACAAAAGTGCAAATGTGGTTTAGGCATAAAATTTTGTCTACATAATCAATCATACATTCGAAAAACAACTGAGAACTGAGCAAATAgttgtcaaaagaaaaaaaaagatctatcaAAAGCACATCATATTTTGTAGAAAAATGTAAGGTGCCAAGGCAAAATAAGACACTAGTTTTGGAATCAGCACCtctaaattagaaagaaatgtatttgatttaattCAACAAATGTGATGCAGGGTACTGTGATGAACAAAATAGAAAAATCAATgctattttttactaaataaatctaGAACTTCGAAATGaacactattaatcattattaatgaTAACTTTAATACTCTTAAAACATGCATACCTTTCATGGAAGAAGAACACATAGGCAGTTCCTCCAGAGGCCATCACCCAGACCACCCAACGCATGTTGGCAGCCCATGGACCAAGATCCCGCAGTGTCAACCTGCCATAAATACATTCGATTCTTCATTAAAGTTATTGTGAACATCAAACTATCTGTGAAAGTCTCActgtttatttttcagtatatATAAATCCTAAATGCACTGTACAGTATGTAAATTTGGATAAAGtttgccaaataaataaaatagaattgacATTTATAACTGAAATATATGCAGCTTTGTATCAAGTAATAATAACTAAAACACAAAGCATTGAAAAAGCTGTTTATTTAACTAAATATGTAGAAATTGTTATAAACTGCATCAGTTTAATATTGCTCAGAAAATTATCTAAATTTCTCAAAAAACTCAGTTTGGCTTgacataatatttataataaaataaatacatctaaatacACTGTTTTAAGTTTACCATCACTATTTCAGCTAAAATCTCCCCATTCACACATTTTAGTGGAAACAAACTGAAAACCCTCGGTCAACACTCTTTACATTGTTATCCATCTCCACACCCAAAACTCAGTGTTAATTTATGAAAG is drawn from Carassius gibelio isolate Cgi1373 ecotype wild population from Czech Republic chromosome B1, carGib1.2-hapl.c, whole genome shotgun sequence and contains these coding sequences:
- the LOC127949275 gene encoding monocyte to macrophage differentiation factor 2 isoform X2 produces the protein MKLVRFMNNRAPSNKRYQPTEYEHAANCATHALWIIPSIVGGILLYLLSDDHWEEISAWLYGAGLSSLFIISTVFHTISWKKSHLRSVENCFHMCDRMVIYFFIAASYTPWLTLRDLGPWAANMRWVVWVMASGGTAYVFFFHERFKAVELICYVAMGVFPALVILSMADRSGLCELLVGGGCYVLGIVFFKSDGIVPFAHAIWHLFVAMGAGIHYYAIWKYLYTPVNQPTSTAR
- the LOC127949275 gene encoding monocyte to macrophage differentiation factor 2 isoform X1 is translated as MVSMKFLTEKMSFERFMNNRAPSNKRYQPTEYEHAANCATHALWIIPSIVGGILLYLLSDDHWEEISAWLYGAGLSSLFIISTVFHTISWKKSHLRSVENCFHMCDRMVIYFFIAASYTPWLTLRDLGPWAANMRWVVWVMASGGTAYVFFFHERFKAVELICYVAMGVFPALVILSMADRSGLCELLVGGGCYVLGIVFFKSDGIVPFAHAIWHLFVAMGAGIHYYAIWKYLYTPVNQPTSTAR